One genomic region from Streptomyces sp. NBC_00582 encodes:
- a CDS encoding recombinase family protein, whose translation MTTNTITGQLIGYARVSTDDQEAQLQRDALTAAGCARVFEDKASGKNTDRPELTAALDYARPGDTLCVWKLDRFARSLIDLVTMVDTLRERGIGFKVLTGALANIDPGTADGRLMLQVVGAMAEFERSLIKERTRAGLDAAKAQGRTGGRPSVVDEDVLTVARARKAKGESVSAIAKALGISRATLYRHLGESA comes from the coding sequence ATGACGACGAACACGATCACTGGCCAGCTCATCGGTTACGCCCGCGTCTCCACCGACGACCAGGAAGCGCAGCTTCAGCGCGACGCACTGACGGCCGCAGGCTGCGCCCGGGTCTTCGAGGACAAGGCATCGGGCAAGAACACCGACAGGCCAGAGCTCACGGCCGCACTGGACTACGCCAGACCCGGCGACACCCTGTGCGTGTGGAAGCTGGACCGGTTCGCTCGGTCCCTCATCGACCTTGTGACCATGGTCGACACCCTTCGGGAGCGGGGCATCGGGTTCAAGGTGCTCACGGGGGCACTGGCCAACATCGACCCCGGTACGGCGGACGGCCGTCTCATGCTTCAGGTGGTCGGGGCCATGGCGGAGTTCGAGCGCAGCCTCATCAAGGAGCGCACCCGTGCAGGACTCGACGCAGCCAAGGCACAGGGGCGTACCGGCGGACGGCCGTCCGTGGTCGATGAGGACGTGCTCACCGTGGCCCGTGCCAGGAAGGCGAAGGGCGAGAGCGTAAGCGCCATCGCCAAGGCTCTCGGTATCTCCCGTGCCACCTTGTACCGCCACCTT